In the Euphorbia lathyris chromosome 5, ddEupLath1.1, whole genome shotgun sequence genome, one interval contains:
- the LOC136230992 gene encoding probable galacturonosyltransferase-like 1: protein MPKLPPPPSPPPRHFLFLALLIFLLFITTINVTTSTATPRNFKEAPQFYNSPSSCPLISGDDMCSVEAVHVAMTLDFPYLRGTTAAIFSILQHSSCPENLRFHFVASSSASSNSLRSIINSSFPYLRFEIYTINTSPVAGLISTSIRSALDSPLNYARNYLANLLPPCVQKVVYLDSDIILVDDISILAATPLGETAVLAAPEYCNANLTFYFTPTFWSNPSLSVTFHGRNACYFNTGVMVMDLGRWRDGEYTIKIVEWMELQKRIRIYELGSLPPFLLVFAGNIAPVDHRWNQHGLGGDNFEGRCRDLHPGPVSLLHWSGKGKPWARLDSNRPCPIDALWAPYDLLQSPFAIES, encoded by the coding sequence ATGCCCAAACTTCCACCACCGCCGTCTCCGCCGCCACGTCACTTCCTTTTCCTAGCACTCCTCATTTTCCTTCTCTTTATTACCACAATCAATGTCACCACCTCCACCGCTACTCCCCGGAATTTCAAAGAAGCACCACAGTTCTACAACTCTCCGTCATCTTGCCCACTGATCTCCGGCGACGACATGTGCTCCGTTGAAGCAGTCCATGTAGCTATGACTCTTGACTTCCCTTACCTCCGCGGCACAACCGCCGCGATTTTCTCCATCCTCCAACACTCCTCCTGCCCGGAGAATCTCCGGTTTCACTTCGTAGCTTCCTCATCCGCCTCCTCGAATTCTCTCCGTTCAATCATCAATTCCTCTTTCCCTTACCTCCGATTCGAAATTTACACCATCAACACCTCCCCCGTCGCCGGATTAATCTCCACCTCAATCCGATCCGCCCTCGATTCACCTCTCAATTACGCCCGCAATTACCTCGCCAATCTCCTCCCGCCATGTGTACAAAAAGTCGTCTACCTAGACTCCGACATAATTCTAGTCGACGACATTTCAATCCTCGCCGCCACTCCACTCGGCGAAACGGCAGTCTTAGCCGCACCGGAGTATTGCAATGCTAATCTCACCTTTTACTTCACCCCAACCTTCTGGTCAAATCCGTCGCTATCCGTAACTTTCCATGGGCGTAATGCCTGTTACTTCAATACCGGAGTAATGGTGATGGATTTAGGAAGATGGAGAGATGGAGAATACACGATTAAAATCGTGGAATGGATGGAATTGCAGAAACGAATTCGGATCTATGAATTAGGATCGTTGCCGCCGTTTTTGCTTGTGTTTGCCGGGAATATTGCGCCGGTGGATCACAGGTGGAACCAGCATGGGCTTGGGGGGGACAATTTTGAAGGGAGGTGCCGGGATTTACACCCCGGACCGGTGAGTTTGCTGCATTGGAGCGGAAAAGGGAAGCCGTGGGCTCGGCTGGATTCGAACCGGCCATGTCCGATTGATGCTTTGTGGGCTCCTTATGATCTGTTGCAGTCTCCTTTTGCGATTGAatcttaa